A single genomic interval of Microbulbifer variabilis harbors:
- a CDS encoding curli assembly protein CsgF has product MRFYVLLVLSFFSVSAYSTELIYTPVNPSFGGNPLNGNYLLNNASAQNSKKDPKAGKSPYSDSSSLDRFTDTLESRLLSQLLTDVGDGNDGTLVTDDFIVNILDVDGTLTITITDAVTGELSEIVVVGLNPGN; this is encoded by the coding sequence GTGAGGTTCTATGTTTTATTGGTTTTATCTTTCTTTTCTGTCTCTGCTTATTCGACAGAGCTTATTTACACTCCAGTAAATCCATCCTTCGGAGGTAATCCATTAAATGGTAATTATTTGTTAAATAATGCCAGCGCTCAAAATAGTAAAAAAGATCCTAAAGCTGGTAAGTCACCATACTCTGATTCATCTTCACTTGACAGGTTTACGGATACACTAGAATCCAGATTGTTGTCTCAGTTGCTCACAGATGTTGGAGATGGAAATGATGGTACTCTCGTAACCGATGACTTTATCGTTAACATACTTGATGTAGATGGTACCCTAACTATAACTATTACAGATGCTGTCACAGGAGAGCTTTCTGAGATCGTAGTCGTTGGCCTAAATCCTGGTAACTGA